One window from the genome of Musa acuminata AAA Group cultivar baxijiao chromosome BXJ1-4, Cavendish_Baxijiao_AAA, whole genome shotgun sequence encodes:
- the LOC135641537 gene encoding uncharacterized protein LOC135641537, translating to MFRKKHNSHDNQEHDAKDQEQKIKELRAAIGPLSGSSLTFCTDACLRRYLEARNWNVDKSKKMLEETLKWRTTYKPEEILWHEVTTESETGKLYRANFHDREGRTIIVMRPAKQNTSSHDNQLRHLVYVLENAILSLPEDQEQMVCLIDFTGWSLSNSPIKTARETANILQCHYPERLAVGFLYNPPRIFETFWKVVKYFLDSKTFLKAKFIYPKNKESMELLRKHFDLDVLPVEFGGRNQVQYNHEEFSKMMIAEDAVKASLRSLEEKRHSPALLRKQANNSLLQ from the exons ATGTTCAGGAAGAAGCACAATTCTCATGATAACCAGGAACACGATGCTAAGGATCAAGAACAAAAG ATCAAAGAGCTGAGAGCTGCGATTGGCCCTTTATCCGGAAGTAGCTTAACATTCTGCACCGATGCATGCCTGAGAAGATACTTGGAAGCTCGCAACTGGAACGTGGACAAGTCAAAGAAAATGTTGGAAGAAACACTCAAGTGGAGAACGACTTACAAGCCAGAGGAGATTCTTTGG CATGAAGTCACCACTGAAAGCGAAACAGGGAAATTGTATAGAGCAAATTTTCATGATCGCGAGGGAAGGACAATTATAGTGATGAGACCAGCAAAACAG AACACATCCTCACATGACAACCAACTCAGGCATCTGGTGTATGTCCTAGAGAATGCTATCCTCAGTTTACCGGAGGATCAAGAGCAAATGGTGTGTCTGATAGACTTCACCGggtggtcattgagcaactcgcCGATTAAGACTGCACGAGAGACTGCAAACATTTTGCAGTGTCACTACCCCGAGAGGCTTGCTGTTGGATTTCTCTACAACCCTCCAAGAATCTTTGAGACCTTTTGGAAG GTGGTGAAATATTTCCTGGATTCCAAAACCTTTCTAAAGGCGAAGTTCATTTACCCCAAGAACAAAGAGAGCATGGAGCTCCTGCGCAAGCACTTCGACCTTGACGTGTTACCTGTGGAATTTGGCGGGAGGAACCAAGTGCAGTATAACCATGAGGAGTTCTCCAAAATGATGATAGCAGAGGATGCTGTAAAAGCCAGCTTACGGAGTTTGGAGGAGAAACGCCACAGCCCGGCCTTGCTGCGCAAGCAAGCTAACAACTCATTACTCCAGTAG
- the LOC135581601 gene encoding large ribosomal subunit protein uL1-like has product MSKLQSDVLREAISQVVGDSREKKRKFTETVELQIGLKNYDPQKDKRFSGSVKLPHIPRPKMKVCMLGDAQHVEEAEKIGLDYMDVESLKKMNKNKKLVKKLAKKYHAFLASEAIIKQIPRLLGPGLNKAGKFPTLVTHQESLEAKVNETKAMVKFQLKKVLCMGVAVGNCAMEEKQIFQNVQLSVNFLVSLLKKNWQNVRCLYLKSTMGKPYRVF; this is encoded by the exons ATGAG CAAGTTACAAAGTGATGTTCTGAGAGAAGCAATCTCCCAGGTTGTTGGTGATTCTCGGGAAAAGAAACGCAAATTCACTGAAACAGTAGAGTTGCAAATTGGGCTAAAAAATTATGACCCTCAAAAAGACAAGAGATTCAGTGGGTCTGTGAAGTTACCTCACATTCCTCGTCCCAAAATGAAGGTTTGCATGCTTGGGGATGCTCAACATGTTGAGGAG GCTGAGAAGATAGGACTCGACTACATGGATGTTGAAAGTTTAAAAAAGATGAACAAAAATAAGAAGTTGGTTAAAAAACTCGCTAAGAAGTACCATGCTTTCCTAGCATCAGAAGCTATCATCAAACAGATTCCTCGTCTCCTTGGACCTGGTCTTAACAAGGCAG GGAAGTTCCCCACGTTGGTAACTCACCAGGAATCTTTGGAGGCAAAAGTTAATGAGACAAAAGCAATGGTGAAATTTCAACTTAAGAAGGTTCTTTGCATGGGTGTTGCAGTGGGTAACTGTGCTATGGAGGAGAAGCAGATCTTTCAGAATGTTCAACTCAGCGTCAATTTTCTTGTGTCTTTGCTGAAGAAGAACTGGCAAAAT GTCAGGTGCTTGTACTTGAAGAGCACCATGGGGAAGCCATACCGAGTATTCTAG